From Citricoccus sp. SGAir0253, a single genomic window includes:
- a CDS encoding DUF3052 domain-containing protein translates to MAETATPPAQPAEPARTTAQKLFIRPGDTLFLGGGHQGLHALLDPLPEDVLVTQDIGAATAVVLFAQDQRSLDGVLDDWLEPALGARVLWIGYPKGGRSDLSRDTIWADLQRRGQALNGNVALSGEWSSVRVRTTPA, encoded by the coding sequence ATGGCCGAGACCGCGACCCCGCCCGCACAGCCCGCCGAACCCGCCCGGACCACCGCCCAGAAGCTGTTCATCAGGCCCGGGGACACCCTGTTCCTCGGCGGCGGGCACCAGGGCCTGCACGCCCTCCTGGACCCGCTGCCCGAGGACGTCCTCGTGACGCAGGACATCGGGGCGGCGACCGCCGTCGTGCTCTTCGCCCAGGACCAGCGCTCGCTGGACGGCGTGCTGGACGACTGGCTCGAGCCGGCCCTGGGCGCCCGCGTGCTGTGGATCGGTTACCCCAAGGGCGGCCGCTCGGACCTGTCCCGGGACACCATCTGGGCGGACCTGCAGCGGCGCGGACAGGCCCTCAACGGCAACGTCGCCCTGTCCGGGGAATGGTCCTCCGTGCGCGTGCGGACCACCCCCGCCTAG
- a CDS encoding uracil-DNA glycosylase, translating to MSDPAYLTDARNHLHGEHIAPITELCQSLEDPAKGPVPYLDPAYDVDEARILVLTAAPGEGTASGFLSHENDDDASERLDRVLRSAGLAPRFTIPWTVHPWTQEGYALNLTRDQITAGLKPFKRFLKQVPRVVAIMAHGGEAQKLLKAFSGTIGGTVLEEKAIRVFALPAVHAQGGGRKAAPEEVEEQMVEAYGQAMRLCGVRPVTTDA from the coding sequence ATGTCCGACCCCGCGTACCTCACCGACGCCCGGAACCACCTGCACGGCGAGCACATCGCCCCGATCACCGAGCTCTGCCAGTCCCTCGAGGACCCCGCCAAGGGACCCGTGCCCTACCTCGACCCCGCCTACGACGTGGACGAGGCGCGGATCCTCGTGCTCACCGCGGCCCCGGGCGAGGGCACCGCCTCCGGTTTCCTCTCCCACGAGAACGACGACGACGCCTCCGAGCGCCTGGACCGCGTCCTGCGCTCCGCCGGGCTCGCCCCGCGGTTCACCATCCCCTGGACGGTGCACCCCTGGACCCAGGAGGGCTACGCCCTCAACCTCACGCGGGACCAGATCACCGCGGGGCTGAAGCCGTTCAAGCGCTTCCTCAAGCAGGTCCCCCGCGTGGTGGCCATCATGGCCCACGGCGGGGAGGCCCAGAAGCTCCTGAAGGCCTTCTCCGGCACGATCGGGGGGACCGTCCTGGAGGAGAAGGCGATCCGCGTCTTCGCGCTGCCCGCCGTCCACGCCCAGGGCGGCGGCCGCAAGGCGGCCCCGGAGGAGGTCGAGGAGCAGATGGTGGAGGCGTACGGCCAGGCCATGCGGCTGTGCGGGGTCCGGCCGGTCACCACCGACGCCTGA
- the catA gene encoding catechol 1,2-dioxygenase, which translates to MTPTEQATAAASGAAATDRFRQSGKTAAVQADQARVNELASALVKAANDIILEKKVTYPEFNALKAWLIKVGEDGEWPLFLDVWLEHSVEEVATEHRDGNKGSIEGPYYIPDSPSQQTGKGAPAKISQRPDEKGTRLLFQGQVRGTDGKALPNAKIELWHADEDGFYSQFAPNLPEWNLRGTFIADEEGHFAIDTIQPAPYQIPTDGACGQLIAAAGWHAWRPAHLHLKVSAPGHELLTAQLYFPGDEHNDDDIASAVKPELILDPQDASDGHGKEVNYDFVLDPVSEETPEHLRA; encoded by the coding sequence ATGACCCCGACCGAACAGGCCACCGCTGCCGCCTCCGGCGCCGCCGCCACCGACCGCTTCCGCCAGTCCGGCAAGACGGCCGCCGTCCAGGCCGACCAGGCCCGCGTCAACGAGCTGGCCTCGGCCCTCGTCAAGGCCGCCAACGACATCATCCTGGAGAAGAAGGTCACCTACCCCGAGTTCAACGCCCTCAAGGCGTGGCTGATCAAGGTCGGCGAGGACGGCGAGTGGCCGCTGTTCCTGGACGTGTGGCTGGAGCACTCCGTGGAGGAGGTCGCCACGGAGCACCGCGACGGCAACAAGGGCTCCATCGAGGGCCCGTACTACATCCCGGACTCCCCGTCCCAGCAGACCGGCAAGGGCGCCCCGGCCAAGATCTCCCAGCGTCCGGACGAGAAGGGCACCCGCCTGCTCTTCCAGGGCCAGGTCCGCGGGACCGACGGCAAGGCCCTGCCGAACGCCAAGATCGAGCTGTGGCACGCCGACGAGGACGGCTTCTACTCGCAGTTCGCCCCGAACCTGCCGGAGTGGAACCTGCGCGGCACCTTCATCGCCGATGAGGAGGGCCACTTCGCGATCGACACGATCCAGCCCGCGCCGTACCAGATCCCGACCGACGGCGCCTGCGGCCAGCTGATCGCCGCCGCCGGCTGGCACGCCTGGCGCCCGGCCCACCTGCACCTGAAGGTCTCGGCCCCCGGCCACGAGCTGCTCACCGCCCAGCTGTACTTCCCGGGTGACGAGCACAATGACGACGACATCGCCTCGGCCGTCAAGCCCGAGCTGATCCTGGACCCGCAGGACGCCTCGGACGGCCACGGCAAGGAGGTCAACTACGACTTCGTGCTGGACCCGGTGTCCGAGGAGACCCCGGAGCACCTGCGCGCCTGA
- a CDS encoding mandelate racemase/muconate lactonizing enzyme family protein, with amino-acid sequence MKITGIEAIPYAIPYTHPLKFASGAVETADHVLVRIHTDEGVTGVADAPPRPYTYGETQVSIKNVVEEVFAPQLIGLDPFDREKAHAVMRRTIHNQVAKGTVDIALWDLAGKALGMPVHKMLGGWTDSMRVSHMLGFRPAQELLDEALRFGEEYGITTFKLKVGRRPLALDIEACHVLREGLGEDVELYLDANRGWTANEAMEVLRGTEGLGLTLLEEPCDAKEAMSRRRLVEKSPIPVVGDESVPTAGDASRELLSGGCNAICIKTARSGFTEATEILGLCTGLGVDVTMGNQIDTQVGSLATVTFGAAHEASSRRAGELSNFLDMSDDLLADPLSIVGGCIAVRDVPGVGAEIDEEKLARYRTDA; translated from the coding sequence ATGAAGATCACCGGCATCGAGGCCATTCCGTATGCCATCCCCTACACCCACCCGCTGAAGTTCGCCTCGGGTGCGGTGGAGACCGCCGACCACGTGCTGGTGCGGATCCACACGGACGAGGGCGTCACGGGCGTGGCCGACGCCCCGCCGCGGCCGTACACCTACGGCGAGACCCAGGTCTCCATCAAGAACGTGGTGGAGGAGGTCTTCGCGCCCCAGCTGATCGGCCTGGACCCGTTCGACCGGGAGAAGGCCCACGCGGTGATGCGCCGGACCATCCACAACCAGGTGGCCAAGGGCACCGTGGACATCGCGCTGTGGGACCTGGCCGGCAAGGCGCTCGGGATGCCGGTGCACAAGATGCTCGGCGGCTGGACGGACTCGATGCGCGTGAGCCACATGCTCGGCTTCCGGCCCGCCCAGGAGCTGCTGGACGAGGCCCTGCGCTTCGGCGAGGAGTACGGCATCACCACCTTCAAGCTCAAGGTCGGCCGGCGGCCGCTCGCCCTGGACATCGAGGCGTGCCACGTGCTGCGCGAGGGGCTCGGCGAGGACGTGGAGCTCTACCTCGACGCCAACCGCGGCTGGACCGCCAACGAGGCGATGGAGGTGCTGCGCGGGACCGAGGGGCTCGGCCTGACGCTGCTGGAGGAGCCGTGCGACGCCAAGGAGGCCATGAGCCGGCGCCGGCTCGTGGAGAAGTCCCCGATCCCGGTGGTGGGCGACGAGTCCGTGCCCACCGCCGGTGACGCCTCGCGGGAGCTGCTGTCCGGTGGCTGCAACGCCATCTGCATCAAGACCGCGCGCTCCGGGTTCACCGAGGCCACCGAGATCCTGGGGCTGTGCACCGGGCTCGGGGTGGACGTGACGATGGGCAACCAGATCGACACGCAGGTCGGCTCGCTGGCCACCGTCACCTTCGGCGCCGCCCACGAGGCCAGCTCCCGCCGCGCGGGAGAGCTGTCCAACTTCCTCGACATGAGCGACGATCTCCTGGCCGACCCCCTCTCCATCGTCGGCGGCTGCATCGCGGTACGCGACGTGCCGGGCGTGGGGGCGGAGATCGACGAGGAGAAGCTGGCGCGGTACCGGACGGATGCCTAG
- a CDS encoding LysR substrate-binding domain-containing protein, which yields MDLRQMRYFVAVAEERHFGRAAERLHMAQPPLSQQIKQLEAGLGTQLLERTTRKVDLTEAGRLMLERARQILADVESLEKDVREVGAGAAGVLRVGFVGSATYRVMPAVVQLARRELPGVRLHVMGEMLTPNIEQGLLENRLDVAVLRPPVQSPEVTLDALEGDSLLVALPAGHRLAAGEGPVDLAELAGEDFVSYPQASAVATISREACRRAGFSPRVVQEATETSTLLAFVGAGMGLALVPDGARRAAAWPVAYRELAESPEVGLALAWKRGSRSLLLPGFRSLAHRAVEQVRRRPSPADTAPPIAQEAP from the coding sequence ATGGACCTGCGCCAGATGCGTTACTTCGTGGCGGTCGCCGAGGAGCGCCACTTCGGCCGGGCCGCCGAGCGGCTGCACATGGCCCAGCCGCCGCTGTCCCAGCAGATCAAGCAGCTCGAGGCCGGGCTGGGCACCCAGCTGCTCGAGCGCACCACGCGCAAGGTGGACCTCACCGAGGCCGGCCGGCTGATGCTGGAACGGGCCCGCCAGATCCTGGCCGACGTGGAGTCCCTCGAGAAGGACGTGCGCGAGGTCGGGGCGGGGGCGGCCGGCGTGCTGCGCGTGGGCTTCGTGGGCTCCGCCACCTACCGGGTCATGCCGGCGGTCGTGCAGCTCGCGCGCCGCGAGCTGCCCGGCGTGCGCCTGCACGTCATGGGGGAGATGCTCACGCCCAACATCGAGCAGGGGCTGCTGGAGAACCGCCTGGACGTGGCGGTGCTGCGGCCGCCGGTGCAGTCCCCCGAGGTCACCCTCGACGCCCTCGAGGGCGACTCCCTGCTCGTCGCCCTGCCCGCCGGGCACCGGCTGGCCGCGGGCGAGGGGCCCGTGGACCTGGCGGAGCTCGCGGGGGAGGACTTCGTCAGCTACCCGCAGGCCTCCGCCGTCGCCACCATCTCCCGCGAGGCCTGCCGCCGGGCGGGCTTCAGCCCGCGCGTGGTGCAGGAGGCCACCGAGACCTCCACGCTGCTGGCCTTCGTCGGGGCCGGCATGGGCCTGGCCCTCGTTCCGGACGGCGCCCGCCGGGCCGCCGCGTGGCCCGTCGCCTACCGCGAACTGGCCGAGAGCCCGGAGGTGGGGCTGGCGCTGGCCTGGAAGCGCGGCAGCCGGTCCCTGCTCCTACCGGGCTTCCGCTCATTGGCCCACCGCGCCGTCGAGCAGGTCCGCCGGCGGCCGTCCCCCGCCGACACCGCACCCCCCATCGCCCAGGAGGCTCCATGA
- a CDS encoding DASS family sodium-coupled anion symporter, whose amino-acid sequence MTTTTPATETADALDSGSRRTGWLLALGPAAGLALALVLPASLSFEGRAVAGCALWMAIWWMTEAAPIPVTSLLPLVLFPLFGMAPIKDVAAPYADSVVFLVLGGVILGLATERSNLHLRVALLTIRTVGTRPAQIAFGLMAASAFISAWVSNTATAVIMVPIAVSILQLVRSVDPEAAGRRFAASLLLGVAYGVTIGSTATLIGQPPMALMKAYLGEAHGIDLQFGHWMLVGVPWALVMLGAAWLVLTRLVFRAEVAEIPGGREMIRGELARLGRMTTPERRVGLVFLLAIFCWVALPFIADIPAVAGALPFLGGISDTQVAMAAAIACFLVPAQKRSEDPAGTPLLRWSAAREIPWGLLLLFGGGLSLSAMFTATGFSEWLGGQVGGLTGVPAWLVLLVVVVVCLALTELTSNTATAAAFFPIFGAVAVGLGMDPLLMTVAVTLAVCSAYMLPVATPSNAVAFGSGEVTIRQMVRAGVWLNLVSVGLVMLVMYTLVPAVFGTGR is encoded by the coding sequence ATGACCACGACGACCCCAGCCACGGAGACGGCGGACGCCCTCGACTCCGGCTCCCGACGCACCGGGTGGCTACTCGCCCTCGGCCCGGCCGCCGGGCTGGCGCTCGCCCTGGTGCTGCCGGCGTCGTTGTCCTTCGAGGGCCGCGCCGTGGCCGGCTGCGCCCTGTGGATGGCGATCTGGTGGATGACCGAGGCGGCCCCCATCCCCGTCACCTCGCTGCTGCCGCTCGTGCTGTTCCCGCTGTTCGGGATGGCGCCGATCAAGGACGTCGCCGCGCCCTACGCCGACTCGGTGGTGTTCCTGGTCCTGGGCGGCGTCATCCTGGGCCTGGCCACGGAGAGGTCCAACCTGCACCTGCGCGTGGCCCTGCTGACCATCCGGACGGTCGGCACGCGGCCCGCGCAGATCGCGTTCGGCCTGATGGCGGCCTCGGCCTTCATCTCCGCCTGGGTCTCCAACACCGCCACCGCGGTCATCATGGTGCCGATCGCCGTCTCCATCCTGCAGCTCGTGCGCTCCGTGGACCCCGAGGCCGCCGGGCGCAGGTTCGCCGCCTCGCTGCTGCTCGGCGTCGCCTACGGGGTCACCATCGGCTCGACCGCCACGCTCATCGGCCAGCCGCCCATGGCCCTCATGAAGGCCTACCTCGGCGAGGCCCACGGCATCGACCTGCAGTTCGGCCACTGGATGCTCGTGGGCGTGCCGTGGGCGCTCGTCATGCTGGGCGCGGCCTGGCTCGTGCTGACCCGCCTCGTCTTCCGCGCCGAGGTCGCGGAGATCCCGGGCGGCCGCGAGATGATCCGCGGTGAGCTGGCCCGGCTCGGCCGGATGACCACCCCGGAGCGCCGCGTGGGCCTTGTCTTCCTGCTCGCCATCTTCTGCTGGGTGGCGCTGCCGTTCATCGCCGACATCCCGGCCGTGGCCGGGGCCCTGCCGTTCCTCGGCGGCATCTCGGACACGCAGGTCGCCATGGCCGCCGCCATCGCCTGCTTCCTGGTCCCGGCGCAGAAGCGGTCCGAGGATCCGGCCGGGACGCCGCTGCTGCGCTGGTCGGCCGCTCGGGAGATCCCCTGGGGGCTCCTGCTGCTGTTCGGCGGCGGGCTGTCCCTGTCCGCCATGTTCACCGCCACCGGGTTCAGCGAGTGGCTGGGCGGCCAGGTCGGCGGACTGACGGGCGTGCCGGCCTGGCTGGTGCTGCTCGTGGTGGTCGTGGTCTGCCTGGCCCTGACCGAGCTGACCTCCAACACGGCCACCGCCGCCGCGTTCTTCCCGATCTTCGGCGCCGTCGCCGTGGGCCTGGGGATGGACCCGCTGCTCATGACGGTCGCCGTCACCCTGGCCGTGTGCTCCGCGTACATGCTGCCGGTGGCCACCCCCTCCAACGCCGTGGCCTTCGGTTCCGGCGAGGTGACGATCCGGCAGATGGTGCGGGCCGGCGTCTGGCTCAACCTCGTCTCGGTCGGACTGGTCATGCTGGTGATGTACACCCTCGTGCCCGCGGTGTTCGGCACCGGGCGCTGA
- a CDS encoding LytR C-terminal domain-containing protein, translating into MTSPHRPADPRHGRPAPRPEPQWSDPRHDEEGRRIFTEDDLTDYFEAVDPRVLARDRRRRHWWHAIVLTVVALLVAAGTVTAWQVLRGEWTIPGWEAAPPPEPLLCPAGTVEYALDSTVTVYNGTSIGGLAGDVANALEERDFVIGGVGNKGFSTSNMVAVVVSGKGGRGTSLAVQRNIEGAVYLPDRREDDTVDVIVGRKYKGLRPAGDVSRKPGPLDCQRLETESPSGG; encoded by the coding sequence ATGACCAGTCCTCACCGCCCCGCCGACCCCCGTCACGGCCGCCCGGCGCCGCGCCCGGAGCCGCAGTGGTCCGACCCCCGGCACGACGAGGAGGGGCGGAGGATCTTCACCGAGGACGACCTGACCGACTACTTCGAGGCGGTCGACCCGCGCGTCCTGGCACGCGACCGGCGGCGCCGGCACTGGTGGCACGCGATCGTGCTCACCGTCGTGGCGCTGCTCGTGGCGGCGGGGACCGTCACCGCATGGCAGGTGCTGCGCGGGGAGTGGACCATCCCCGGCTGGGAGGCGGCGCCGCCGCCCGAGCCCCTGCTGTGCCCGGCGGGGACGGTGGAGTACGCGCTGGACTCCACGGTGACGGTGTACAACGGCACGTCCATCGGGGGGCTCGCCGGGGACGTGGCCAACGCGCTCGAGGAGCGGGACTTCGTCATCGGCGGGGTGGGCAACAAGGGCTTCTCGACCTCCAACATGGTGGCCGTGGTCGTCTCCGGGAAGGGCGGGCGGGGCACCTCCCTGGCCGTGCAGCGGAACATCGAGGGCGCCGTGTACCTGCCGGACCGGCGCGAGGACGACACCGTGGACGTCATCGTGGGCCGGAAGTACAAGGGGCTGCGGCCGGCCGGGGACGTGTCCCGGAAGCCCGGTCCCCTCGACTGCCAGCGGCTGGAGACGGAGTCCCCGTCCGGCGGCTGA
- a CDS encoding haloacid dehalogenase: MRTLPIAGFLLDVDGPIASPETRRVPGPILEALVRLAERGDPVVFNTGRSAEFVVRQLAEPLRAAGLPAGARFHAVCEKGAVRFSFADLPDGGLPDAGDRAAVPGWLRVDEGMRVPEDTEETLARLVREEFGATMFHDDTKLAMFSAEMNVGESLERYQPEQSRFEDRARERLDADGLADEFRVDPTIISSDVEHRTSGKDLGAARAWDLVAADGELPVHWYTCGDSRSDYAMADWLHERGAGVTHVDARPEDGVPEVPYPVLTSRELAAEGFGPADGVHEQTGRALLEWALNMNGSAGSRS, encoded by the coding sequence GTGCGCACCCTCCCGATCGCCGGCTTCCTCCTGGACGTGGACGGCCCCATCGCCTCCCCGGAGACCCGGCGCGTGCCCGGACCGATCCTCGAGGCCCTCGTGCGGCTGGCCGAGCGCGGGGACCCGGTGGTGTTCAACACCGGACGGTCCGCCGAGTTCGTGGTGCGCCAGCTCGCCGAGCCCCTGCGCGCCGCCGGGCTGCCCGCGGGGGCGCGCTTCCACGCGGTGTGCGAGAAGGGCGCCGTGCGCTTCTCCTTCGCGGACCTGCCCGACGGCGGCCTGCCGGATGCCGGCGACCGCGCCGCGGTGCCCGGCTGGCTCCGGGTGGACGAGGGCATGCGGGTGCCCGAGGACACGGAGGAGACGCTGGCCCGGCTCGTGCGCGAGGAGTTCGGCGCCACCATGTTCCACGACGACACGAAGCTGGCCATGTTCTCCGCGGAGATGAACGTGGGCGAGTCCCTCGAGCGCTACCAGCCGGAGCAGTCCCGGTTCGAGGACCGGGCCCGCGAGCGGCTGGACGCGGACGGCCTGGCGGACGAGTTCCGGGTGGACCCGACCATCATCTCCTCGGACGTCGAGCACCGCACGAGCGGCAAGGACCTCGGGGCGGCCCGGGCGTGGGACCTCGTGGCGGCGGACGGGGAGCTGCCCGTGCACTGGTACACCTGCGGGGACTCCCGCTCGGACTACGCCATGGCGGACTGGCTCCACGAGCGCGGCGCGGGAGTCACCCACGTGGACGCCCGCCCCGAGGACGGCGTCCCCGAGGTCCCCTACCCGGTGCTGACCAGCCGCGAGTTGGCCGCCGAGGGCTTCGGCCCGGCGGACGGCGTGCACGAGCAGACCGGCCGGGCGCTGCTGGAGTGGGCATTAAACATGAACGGGTCCGCCGGCTCCAGATCGTGA
- a CDS encoding isopenicillin N synthase family oxygenase produces the protein MTSAPSAPAAGDAALDIPVLDVSTMRAADGSFAPEFLDQLRHAAHHVGFFQIVNYGAAEGQVDELFRVTAEFFARPEEEKLALHNQNSPHYRGYSSVGAERTQGRPDSREQIDFSPDREPVPAERIRPGEEYWYLQGPNQWPADMPELERTAMAWTALMDRVGEDLLKALCVAIGLDEDHFAEPFSGDRAWMAKLAHYVGGVKEAGAQGVGLHADYGFITLLLQDMVGGLEVRPYGQDEWLPVEPIHGALVVNLGEMLEVATNGYLMATIHRVIAPDEGVDRYAVPFFYSPRLDAVIEPVELPAELAAQARGVSDDPTNPMLASFGSNMLKGFVRAHPKVTERFHPELAGR, from the coding sequence ATGACTTCTGCCCCCTCCGCCCCCGCGGCGGGTGACGCCGCCCTGGACATCCCCGTCCTGGACGTGTCCACCATGCGCGCCGCCGACGGTTCCTTCGCCCCGGAGTTCCTGGACCAGCTGCGCCACGCCGCCCACCACGTCGGCTTCTTCCAGATCGTCAACTACGGCGCGGCCGAGGGCCAGGTCGACGAGCTGTTCCGGGTGACGGCGGAGTTCTTCGCCCGCCCGGAGGAGGAGAAGCTGGCCCTGCACAACCAGAACTCCCCCCACTACCGGGGCTACTCGTCCGTGGGCGCCGAGCGCACCCAGGGCCGGCCGGACTCGCGCGAGCAGATCGACTTCTCCCCGGACCGCGAGCCCGTGCCCGCCGAGCGGATCCGCCCCGGCGAGGAGTACTGGTACCTGCAGGGCCCGAACCAGTGGCCCGCCGACATGCCCGAGCTCGAGCGCACGGCGATGGCCTGGACGGCGCTGATGGACCGGGTCGGCGAGGACCTGCTCAAGGCCCTGTGCGTGGCGATCGGCCTGGACGAGGACCACTTCGCCGAGCCGTTCTCCGGCGACCGCGCTTGGATGGCCAAGCTGGCCCACTACGTGGGCGGGGTCAAGGAGGCCGGCGCCCAGGGCGTGGGGCTGCACGCCGACTACGGCTTCATCACCCTGCTGCTGCAGGACATGGTGGGCGGCCTCGAGGTCCGCCCCTACGGCCAGGACGAGTGGCTGCCGGTGGAGCCGATCCACGGCGCGCTCGTGGTGAACCTGGGCGAGATGCTGGAGGTGGCCACCAACGGGTACCTCATGGCGACCATCCACCGCGTGATCGCCCCGGACGAGGGGGTGGACCGCTACGCGGTGCCGTTCTTCTACTCTCCGCGGCTGGACGCCGTGATCGAGCCGGTGGAGCTGCCGGCGGAGCTCGCCGCCCAGGCGCGCGGGGTCTCGGACGACCCGACGAACCCGATGCTGGCGTCCTTCGGCTCGAACATGCTCAAGGGCTTCGTCCGCGCCCACCCGAAGGTCACCGAGAGGTTCCACCCGGAGCTCGCGGGCCGGTAG
- a CDS encoding alcohol dehydrogenase catalytic domain-containing protein — MSTTPAGAPAGPRTIRGAVLERIGAERPYADSTPLRVQELTLDPPGPGELLVRIEAAGLCHSDLSVVDGNRVRPVPMLLGHESAGTVEAVGAGVTDLAPGDRVVMVFLPRCGECAECATDGRLPCSRGSAANTAGELLGGGRRLHRDAGAGGTEDVHHHLGVSGFATHAVVDRRSVVPIGADVPAGVAAVLGCAVLTGGGAVINAARPGPADDIVVVGLGGVGMAALLVARALTTGTVTAVDQQEPKLQLARELGADRALTPQQAEDEGVRAPAVVEAAGHPRAFETAVRLTAPGGTTVTVGLPAPDALARISPLVLTAEARTIVGSYLGSAVPSRDIPRFEQLWRDGRLPLERLISGTIGLEEVNEGMDRLADGLAVRQVIEF, encoded by the coding sequence ATGAGCACGACGCCGGCCGGGGCGCCCGCAGGGCCCCGCACCATCCGCGGTGCCGTCCTGGAGCGCATCGGGGCGGAGCGTCCCTATGCGGACTCCACCCCGTTGCGGGTGCAGGAGCTGACCCTGGACCCGCCGGGGCCGGGGGAGCTGCTGGTGCGCATCGAGGCCGCCGGGCTGTGCCACTCCGACCTGTCGGTGGTGGACGGCAACCGCGTGCGCCCGGTCCCGATGCTCCTGGGGCACGAGTCGGCCGGGACCGTCGAGGCCGTGGGCGCCGGGGTGACGGACCTGGCCCCCGGGGACCGGGTGGTCATGGTCTTCCTGCCGCGCTGCGGCGAGTGCGCCGAGTGCGCCACGGACGGGCGGCTGCCGTGCTCGCGGGGATCGGCCGCCAACACCGCGGGGGAACTGCTCGGGGGAGGCCGCCGGCTGCACCGGGACGCTGGGGCGGGGGGAACCGAGGACGTCCACCACCACCTGGGCGTGTCCGGCTTCGCCACCCATGCGGTCGTGGACCGCCGCTCGGTGGTGCCGATCGGCGCGGACGTCCCGGCCGGCGTCGCCGCGGTGCTCGGCTGCGCCGTGCTGACCGGCGGGGGTGCCGTGATCAACGCCGCGCGCCCCGGACCGGCGGACGACATCGTCGTGGTCGGCCTCGGTGGCGTCGGCATGGCCGCGCTGCTGGTGGCGCGCGCCCTGACCACCGGGACGGTCACGGCCGTCGACCAGCAGGAGCCGAAGCTGCAGCTGGCCCGGGAGCTCGGCGCGGACCGGGCGCTCACGCCCCAGCAGGCCGAGGACGAGGGGGTCCGGGCCCCCGCCGTGGTCGAGGCCGCCGGCCACCCCCGGGCCTTCGAGACCGCGGTGCGGCTGACGGCCCCGGGCGGCACCACCGTCACCGTGGGGCTGCCCGCACCGGACGCCCTGGCCCGGATCAGTCCCCTGGTCCTGACCGCGGAGGCCCGGACCATCGTGGGCTCCTACCTCGGCTCGGCCGTGCCGTCCCGGGACATCCCGAGGTTCGAGCAGCTCTGGCGGGACGGCCGGCTGCCGCTGGAGCGGCTGATCTCCGGCACCATCGGGCTCGAGGAGGTCAACGAGGGCATGGACCGGCTCGCCGACGGCCTCGCCGTCCGGCAGGTCATCGAGTTCTGA
- a CDS encoding NAD(P)-dependent oxidoreductase: MTRYAWIGLGNMGGPMTANLVAAGHEVRGVDLDEGAAAAAAAAGVHVAGSVAEAVRDAEAVFTMLPKGEHVRAVFDGPDGIWANAPREALLCDSSTVDIETSRWCHEQSAAHGFAFADTPVSGGISGAAEATLAFMLGGEPEAVERATELVRPMAGKVIAAGGPTAGIAAKICNNMMLFITLMANSEGSQLAARLGLDPKVFWEIVSVSSGRSWSQQTWYPVPGIIPTAAANDNFRATFRVDLAAKDVGLALSAGEQTGVHLPAARLIASQLQELIDEGYADRDCSLVALLATPDGVLDGFDPTGGDGGAGGAPGGRAAGRGAGEGGDR, from the coding sequence ATGACGCGTTACGCATGGATCGGACTGGGCAACATGGGCGGGCCGATGACCGCCAACCTCGTCGCCGCCGGGCACGAGGTCCGGGGCGTCGACCTCGACGAGGGGGCGGCCGCAGCCGCGGCCGCCGCCGGGGTGCACGTGGCCGGCTCCGTGGCCGAGGCCGTCCGGGACGCCGAGGCCGTCTTCACCATGCTGCCCAAGGGCGAGCACGTGCGCGCGGTGTTCGACGGGCCGGACGGGATCTGGGCAAACGCCCCGCGCGAGGCCCTGCTGTGCGACTCCTCCACCGTGGACATCGAGACCAGCCGGTGGTGCCACGAGCAGTCCGCCGCCCACGGCTTCGCCTTCGCCGACACCCCGGTCTCCGGCGGCATCTCGGGGGCGGCCGAGGCGACCCTGGCCTTCATGCTCGGCGGCGAGCCGGAGGCGGTGGAGCGCGCCACCGAGCTGGTGCGGCCCATGGCCGGGAAGGTGATCGCCGCGGGCGGGCCGACCGCCGGGATCGCGGCGAAGATCTGCAACAACATGATGCTGTTCATCACCCTCATGGCGAACTCGGAGGGCAGCCAGCTGGCCGCCCGGCTCGGCCTCGACCCCAAGGTGTTCTGGGAGATCGTCTCCGTCTCCTCGGGCCGCTCCTGGTCCCAGCAGACCTGGTACCCGGTGCCGGGGATCATCCCGACGGCGGCCGCCAACGACAACTTCAGGGCCACCTTCCGGGTGGACCTGGCGGCCAAGGACGTGGGCCTCGCGCTGTCCGCCGGGGAGCAGACGGGAGTCCACCTGCCCGCCGCCCGGCTGATCGCCTCGCAACTGCAGGAACTGATCGACGAGGGCTACGCGGACCGGGACTGCTCGCTCGTGGCCCTGCTGGCCACCCCGGACGGTGTCCTGGACGGCTTCGACCCGACTGGCGGTGACGGCGGCGCAGGCGGGGCACCGGGCGGCCGTGCGGCGGGCCGCGGCGCGGGGGAGGGCGGAGACCGATGA